In Flavobacterium gelatinilyticum, a genomic segment contains:
- the ileS gene encoding isoleucine--tRNA ligase, translated as MSTKFTEYKGLDLPTVASEVLDFWKKENIFEKSVTTREGAEPFVFFEGPPSANGLPGIHHVMARAIKDIFCRYKTQKGFQVKRKAGWDTHGLPVELGTEKELGITKEDIGKTISIEEYNEACKKTVMRYTDVWNDLTEKMGYWVDMEDPYVTYKPKYMESVWWLLKQIYDKGLLYKGYTIQPYSPKAGTGLSSHEVNQPGAYRDVTDTTIVAQFKTLPETLPSFLQGFGDIHILAWTTTPWTLPSNTALTVGPKIDYVLVKTFNQYTFEPINVVLAKNLVGKQFGKGFFLSEDDADFDNVKNGDKKLPYKILTEAKGADLVEIRYEQLLPYVLPYENAENAFRVISGDFVTTEDGTGIVHTAPTFGADDAKVAKEAKPEVPPMLVLDENGTPVPLVDLQGKFTSHLGDLAGKYVKNEYYDAGQAPEKSVDVEIAIRLKEENKAFKVEKYVHSYPHSWRTDEPLLYYPLDSWFIKVTDVKDRMFDLNETINWKPKSTGEGRFGNWLKNANDWNLSRSRYWGIPLPIWRTEDKTEEVIIGSVEELYNAIEKSIEAGFQKENPFKGFEIGNMSETNYDLIDLHKNVVDGLTLVSASGKPMKRESDLIDVWFDSGAMPYAQWHYPFENKEKIDDNKDFPANFIAEGVDQTRGWFYTLHAIGTLVFDKIAYKNVVSNGLVLDKNGIKMSKSKGNTIDPFKTIAENGPDATRWYMIMNANPWDNLKFDLEGIAEVKRKFFGTLYNTYSFFSLYANIDGFKYAEAEIPLNERPEIDQWIISELHSLIKFVDECYEDYEPTKATRAISDFVQENLSNWYVRLCRRRFWKGEYAKDKIAAYQTLYTCLLTISKLSAPVAPFFMDKLYRDLTTSTGSEDFASVHLAEFPKFVENFVNKTLESKMQKAQTISSLVLSLRKKEMIKVRQPLQKVMIPVLDENQRAEIEAISDLVKAEVNVKEIELLDDASGILVKQIKPNFKALGPRFGKDMGLISKEIQGFSADQINQLDKQGTLDIVIAGNNVTLSLEDVEITSQDIEGWLVANSNGITVALDITLTEELKNEGIARELVNRIQNIRKDSGFEVTDKIKVQIKRDGILEEAVSKNEDYIKSETLTDSLTFADALENGTEIEFDDIKTMILISK; from the coding sequence ATGAGTACAAAATTTACTGAATACAAAGGACTTGACTTACCAACAGTAGCGTCTGAAGTTCTTGATTTTTGGAAGAAAGAAAATATATTTGAAAAGAGTGTTACAACTCGCGAAGGTGCTGAGCCTTTCGTATTTTTTGAAGGTCCGCCTTCAGCAAACGGATTACCAGGAATTCACCACGTAATGGCACGTGCGATTAAAGATATTTTTTGCAGATATAAAACTCAAAAAGGTTTTCAGGTTAAAAGAAAAGCCGGATGGGATACTCACGGTTTGCCTGTAGAATTGGGTACCGAAAAAGAATTAGGAATTACAAAAGAAGATATTGGTAAAACGATTTCTATCGAAGAATATAACGAAGCGTGTAAAAAAACCGTTATGCGTTATACCGACGTATGGAATGATTTGACCGAAAAAATGGGATATTGGGTTGATATGGAAGATCCGTATGTGACTTATAAACCAAAATATATGGAGTCTGTTTGGTGGCTTTTGAAACAAATCTACGATAAAGGTTTGTTGTACAAAGGATACACAATTCAGCCATATTCTCCAAAAGCAGGAACGGGATTGTCTTCTCACGAGGTAAACCAGCCTGGAGCTTACCGTGATGTTACGGATACTACAATTGTGGCGCAGTTTAAAACGCTTCCGGAAACTTTGCCTTCATTTTTGCAAGGTTTTGGAGATATCCACATTTTAGCTTGGACGACAACTCCTTGGACACTTCCGTCAAACACCGCTTTGACAGTGGGTCCAAAAATTGATTATGTTTTAGTTAAAACTTTCAATCAATATACTTTTGAGCCAATCAATGTTGTTTTGGCTAAAAACTTAGTTGGAAAACAATTCGGAAAAGGATTTTTCTTAAGTGAAGACGACGCTGATTTTGATAATGTGAAAAATGGCGACAAAAAACTTCCGTACAAAATCTTAACCGAAGCAAAAGGAGCAGATTTAGTAGAAATCCGTTATGAGCAATTATTGCCTTACGTATTGCCTTATGAAAATGCTGAAAACGCATTTAGAGTGATCTCTGGCGATTTCGTTACAACCGAAGACGGAACCGGAATTGTGCATACAGCTCCAACTTTTGGTGCAGATGATGCTAAAGTAGCAAAAGAAGCAAAGCCAGAAGTTCCGCCAATGTTGGTTTTAGACGAAAACGGAACTCCGGTTCCATTAGTAGATTTACAAGGAAAATTCACTTCTCATTTAGGTGATTTGGCTGGTAAATATGTTAAAAATGAATATTATGATGCAGGACAAGCTCCAGAGAAATCTGTAGATGTTGAAATCGCTATTCGTTTAAAAGAAGAAAATAAAGCATTTAAAGTTGAAAAATACGTGCACAGTTATCCACACAGCTGGAGAACAGACGAGCCGTTATTATACTATCCTCTAGATTCATGGTTCATCAAAGTAACCGATGTAAAAGATAGAATGTTCGACCTGAACGAAACTATCAATTGGAAACCTAAATCTACTGGTGAAGGACGTTTTGGGAATTGGCTTAAAAATGCCAACGATTGGAACTTATCTCGTTCTAGATATTGGGGAATTCCGTTGCCAATTTGGAGAACAGAAGATAAAACAGAAGAAGTTATTATCGGTTCTGTTGAAGAATTGTACAATGCAATCGAAAAATCGATCGAAGCAGGTTTCCAAAAAGAAAATCCGTTTAAAGGATTTGAGATCGGAAACATGTCTGAGACTAATTACGATTTAATCGATTTACACAAAAATGTGGTTGATGGACTTACTTTAGTTTCGGCTTCAGGGAAACCAATGAAGCGCGAAAGTGATCTAATCGACGTTTGGTTTGATTCTGGAGCAATGCCGTATGCACAATGGCATTATCCTTTTGAAAACAAAGAAAAAATTGATGACAACAAAGATTTTCCAGCAAATTTCATTGCAGAAGGAGTAGACCAGACTCGTGGATGGTTCTATACCTTGCATGCAATCGGAACTTTGGTTTTTGATAAAATAGCATACAAAAACGTAGTTTCAAACGGTCTTGTTTTGGATAAAAATGGAATTAAAATGTCTAAGAGTAAAGGAAATACGATAGACCCATTTAAAACCATTGCAGAAAACGGTCCAGATGCTACACGCTGGTATATGATTATGAATGCAAATCCGTGGGATAACTTGAAGTTTGACCTTGAAGGAATTGCTGAGGTGAAACGGAAATTCTTCGGAACACTTTACAATACCTATTCATTCTTCTCGTTATATGCTAACATCGACGGATTTAAATACGCAGAAGCTGAAATTCCGTTAAACGAAAGACCTGAAATCGATCAGTGGATTATTTCTGAATTACATTCGCTAATAAAATTTGTTGACGAATGCTACGAAGATTACGAGCCTACAAAAGCAACAAGAGCGATTTCTGACTTCGTTCAGGAGAATTTAAGTAACTGGTACGTTCGTTTATGCCGTCGTCGTTTCTGGAAAGGCGAATATGCAAAAGATAAAATTGCCGCTTACCAAACGCTTTATACTTGTTTGCTTACAATCAGTAAATTGAGTGCTCCGGTAGCTCCATTTTTTATGGATAAATTGTACCGCGATTTAACAACTTCTACGGGAAGTGAGGATTTTGCTAGTGTTCACTTGGCAGAATTTCCAAAATTTGTCGAAAACTTTGTTAATAAAACGTTGGAAAGCAAAATGCAGAAGGCGCAAACGATCTCTTCTTTAGTTTTATCACTGCGTAAAAAAGAGATGATAAAAGTTCGTCAGCCTCTGCAAAAGGTAATGATTCCGGTACTTGACGAGAATCAGCGTGCCGAAATCGAAGCTATTTCTGACTTGGTAAAAGCGGAAGTAAACGTAAAAGAAATTGAACTTTTAGACGATGCTTCGGGTATTTTGGTAAAGCAGATTAAACCTAATTTTAAAGCATTAGGGCCACGTTTTGGAAAGGATATGGGCTTGATTTCTAAAGAGATACAAGGTTTTTCTGCAGATCAGATTAATCAGTTGGACAAGCAGGGAACGCTGGATATTGTTATTGCCGGAAATAATGTAACTTTATCATTAGAAGACGTCGAAATTACATCGCAGGATATCGAAGGATGGTTAGTTGCGAATTCAAACGGAATAACAGTTGCGCTTGATATTACACTTACCGAAGAATTAAAAAATGAAGGTATCGCAAGAGAATTAGTAAACAGAATTCAGAACATTCGTAAAGATTCAGGATTTGAAGTTACGGATAAGATTAAAGTTCAAATAAAAAGAGACGGTATTTTAGAAGAAGCTGTTTCAAAAAATGAAGACTATATTAAGTCTGAGACACTAACAGATAGCTTAACTTTTGCTGACGCTCTGGAAAACGGCACAGAAATTGAGTTTGATGATATTAAAACAATGATATTAATTTCAAAATAG
- the recO gene encoding DNA repair protein RecO, with amino-acid sequence MLVKTKAIVISSLKFQEKSLVVKCFTLSNGLKSYFVRDAFSSRKASQKIAYFQPLSILEIEAVHKNKGTLENFKEIKTAVPFRTIHTDIFKSTIVMFLSEMLHYSIQEEEKNESLFLFLETALTWLDTHNEIANFHLILLLEATKYLGFYPDVSEIDLPYFEMKEGIFTLFHTSTALSEHETNLLKKLIDLKFDTSQKIFHVIERQILLKVLIDFYSSHLEGFKRPKSLDILKEIFS; translated from the coding sequence TTGTTAGTCAAAACCAAAGCAATAGTAATTTCATCTTTAAAATTTCAAGAGAAAAGTCTTGTAGTTAAGTGTTTTACGCTTTCAAACGGATTGAAGTCTTATTTTGTAAGGGATGCTTTTTCGAGTCGGAAAGCCAGCCAGAAAATTGCTTACTTTCAGCCATTGTCGATTTTAGAGATTGAAGCCGTTCATAAAAACAAAGGCACATTAGAAAACTTTAAAGAAATTAAAACCGCAGTTCCGTTTCGGACTATTCATACCGATATTTTTAAAAGCACAATCGTAATGTTTTTGTCGGAGATGCTTCATTATTCTATACAGGAAGAAGAAAAAAACGAATCTCTTTTTTTGTTTTTAGAAACAGCACTTACCTGGCTTGATACACACAATGAAATTGCCAACTTTCATTTGATTTTACTTCTGGAAGCAACAAAGTATTTAGGCTTTTATCCGGATGTATCCGAAATAGATTTGCCGTACTTCGAAATGAAAGAAGGTATTTTTACTTTGTTCCATACTTCAACGGCTCTTTCTGAGCACGAAACCAATTTGTTAAAAAAACTAATCGATTTAAAGTTCGATACCTCGCAGAAAATCTTTCATGTAATTGAAAGGCAAATACTACTTAAGGTTTTGATTGATTTTTACAGCTCTCATTTAGAGGGTTTTAAGCGTCCTAAGTCACTCGATATTTTGAAGGAAATTTTTTCATAA
- a CDS encoding roadblock/LC7 domain-containing protein: MNEITTILNNFLVNTKASAALILNGKGKLITSLNLDYGDSIAAMSAAILSMSEKFLIDLEKGSLKQLYLKSSEGVIIGNKISGSNFVIVFSKEGSNLGLLMHSTEELSTELSKNSLLK; this comes from the coding sequence ATGAATGAAATAACTACTATTCTAAACAACTTTTTGGTCAACACTAAAGCAAGCGCTGCTTTAATCTTAAATGGAAAAGGAAAATTAATCACTTCTCTGAACCTTGACTACGGCGACAGCATTGCCGCTATGAGTGCCGCAATTTTATCCATGAGCGAAAAATTTTTAATTGACCTTGAAAAAGGCTCCTTGAAACAACTTTATTTAAAAAGTTCTGAAGGTGTTATAATTGGCAATAAAATAAGCGGTTCTAATTTTGTTATTGTTTTTTCAAAAGAAGGCAGTAATTTAGGCCTGCTAATGCATTCAACAGAAGAACTGTCGACTGAACTCAGCAAAAATTCCCTTTTAAAATAA
- a CDS encoding TraR/DksA family transcriptional regulator has translation MIDEITRYSDADLAEFKEIIQAKIKKAQEDLDLIKSAYMNDLNNGTDDTSPTFKAFEEGSETMSKEANSQLAIRQEKFIRDLKNALFRVENKTYGICKVTGKLISKERLKIVPHATMSIEAKNLQR, from the coding sequence ATGATAGATGAAATTACAAGGTACTCTGATGCAGATTTAGCAGAGTTCAAAGAAATAATCCAGGCAAAAATAAAAAAAGCACAGGAAGATCTTGATTTGATCAAAAGTGCCTATATGAACGATTTGAATAACGGAACTGACGATACTTCTCCAACTTTTAAAGCTTTTGAAGAAGGAAGTGAGACCATGTCAAAAGAAGCAAACTCACAGTTGGCTATCAGACAAGAGAAATTCATTCGTGACTTAAAAAATGCCTTATTCCGTGTTGAAAATAAAACATACGGTATCTGCAAAGTAACGGGTAAATTAATCAGCAAAGAAAGGCTTAAAATCGTTCCTCATGCTACAATGAGTATCGAAGCTAAAAACTTGCAGAGATAA
- a CDS encoding PQQ-binding-like beta-propeller repeat protein: MKKITFSIILLLTVSISSFAQRKYDEIVTTENTVQDMVQNGITGIVVFKEGGTIKGLDPETKKVVWTLTKDDFGTASAGDILTDPDFGKVFKEKSALTTVPGSPYVEAYINSKYIIINTDSGKVVYNSSKESFWVTQSDFIPETDEYLLTLKKDGDMAIALLDMKTGELKWNTTVDKAKSLFSFSFKESANTNIATVHGSVIYYLLYGKLYSFDRNSGKLNWKGEEDYSKFYLTQNDKNIVVVNNAGTFSSKQYLNVLNTENGKSIWKESIKTKRVVYLEDWGTKLLVAHYSGFNFYDLNSGEKIWKKDARGDGLKRVIPIDQDFLYVAENEMMLINKDGEKLWKKFIEISDDKEDPIYYLGKVGEKVMYLTGTYGNMVDYKTGVKLWKRNINFDKNRPVLPTYDESTNSYLVYNDEKLYKFDPSISDKPDPFAKVNVKKEKELNSIELFPWGVVLSGPVEVMGVNMDGTIKYHLTYSQPGETGRRLLKSAAIAGSIGLGVGSAVSSVKGADLTMTYRDSDGNMRTAVAKGDQTNKDQAKTYAAGSAALGIVAAKFNSRFNAMKQNRDFSYIFAKADSGEKVLVKVSKTDGKEIDKIIFTNNQPVYEIDPATQNIFYVSDKSIQIFNKK; the protein is encoded by the coding sequence ATGAAGAAAATTACCTTTTCGATTATTTTACTTCTGACGGTTTCGATTTCGTCTTTTGCACAGCGAAAGTATGATGAAATAGTTACTACAGAAAACACTGTCCAGGATATGGTTCAGAATGGAATCACCGGAATTGTTGTCTTTAAAGAAGGCGGAACAATTAAAGGTCTGGATCCTGAAACCAAAAAAGTGGTTTGGACATTAACAAAAGATGATTTTGGAACAGCATCTGCAGGAGACATTTTAACAGATCCTGATTTTGGAAAAGTTTTCAAAGAAAAAAGTGCTTTGACAACCGTTCCGGGAAGCCCTTACGTTGAGGCTTATATCAACAGCAAATACATCATTATCAATACTGACAGCGGTAAAGTGGTGTACAATTCATCAAAAGAATCTTTTTGGGTAACGCAATCAGATTTTATTCCTGAAACAGATGAGTATCTGCTTACTTTGAAAAAAGACGGAGATATGGCTATCGCTTTACTGGATATGAAAACAGGTGAATTAAAATGGAATACAACTGTAGATAAAGCAAAATCATTATTCAGCTTTTCTTTCAAAGAATCTGCAAACACTAATATTGCAACCGTTCACGGATCTGTAATTTATTATTTATTGTACGGAAAACTATACTCTTTCGACAGAAATTCGGGAAAATTAAACTGGAAAGGTGAAGAAGATTATTCTAAATTCTATTTAACTCAAAACGACAAAAACATTGTTGTAGTTAATAATGCCGGAACTTTTTCAAGCAAACAATACTTAAATGTATTGAACACAGAAAACGGAAAAAGTATCTGGAAAGAATCTATCAAAACTAAAAGAGTTGTTTACCTTGAAGACTGGGGAACAAAGTTATTAGTTGCACACTACAGCGGATTTAACTTTTATGACTTAAATTCTGGAGAAAAAATCTGGAAAAAAGACGCTCGCGGGGACGGATTGAAAAGAGTTATTCCAATCGATCAGGATTTCTTATATGTTGCTGAAAACGAAATGATGTTAATCAACAAAGACGGAGAAAAACTTTGGAAAAAATTCATCGAAATTTCAGATGATAAAGAAGACCCAATCTATTACTTAGGAAAAGTTGGTGAAAAAGTAATGTATCTTACAGGTACTTACGGAAACATGGTTGACTACAAAACGGGAGTTAAACTTTGGAAACGTAACATCAATTTTGATAAAAACCGTCCGGTACTGCCAACTTACGATGAGTCTACAAACTCTTACTTAGTTTACAACGACGAGAAATTATACAAATTCGATCCAAGCATCAGCGACAAACCGGATCCGTTTGCTAAAGTAAATGTTAAAAAAGAGAAAGAATTAAACAGCATCGAATTATTCCCTTGGGGAGTTGTTCTTTCAGGACCGGTTGAGGTAATGGGAGTTAACATGGATGGAACAATTAAATACCATTTAACATACAGCCAGCCAGGTGAAACAGGAAGACGTTTACTTAAAAGTGCCGCTATTGCAGGAAGTATTGGTTTAGGTGTTGGTTCTGCAGTAAGTTCAGTTAAAGGTGCTGATCTAACTATGACATATCGCGATTCTGATGGTAACATGAGAACTGCAGTTGCAAAAGGAGATCAAACAAATAAGGATCAGGCAAAAACATACGCGGCAGGATCTGCAGCACTTGGAATCGTTGCAGCTAAGTTTAATTCTCGTTTCAACGCTATGAAACAAAACAGAGACTTCTCTTATATTTTTGCAAAAGCAGATTCAGGAGAAAAAGTTTTGGTTAAAGTAAGTAAAACGGATGGAAAAGAAATTGATAAAATCATCTTCACTAACAACCAGCCAGTTTACGAAATTGACCCGGCAACTCAGAATATTTTTTATGTTTCTGATAAGTCAATTCAGATTTTTAATAAAAAATAA
- a CDS encoding lipoprotein signal peptidase translates to MSLRKAYLLIFLVLIIDQLSKIYVKTNFVLGDEVVIFDWFRIHFIENEGMAWGTKIPGAYGKLILTVFRIFAVFGIGYWLADAVKKRHSAYLIVSIALILAGAAGNIIDSVFYGVIFDDSTHNLATLFSSEPYGTWFHGLVVDMFYFPIWEGELPSWMPFFGGKHFMFFNAIFNVADMAISTGVGILLVFNKRAFPKH, encoded by the coding sequence ATGTCATTACGAAAAGCGTATCTCCTTATATTTTTAGTATTAATTATCGATCAACTCTCAAAAATCTACGTAAAAACAAATTTTGTTTTGGGTGATGAAGTTGTAATTTTTGACTGGTTTAGAATTCATTTTATCGAAAATGAAGGCATGGCCTGGGGAACAAAAATTCCGGGAGCATACGGAAAATTAATTTTGACTGTTTTTAGAATCTTTGCCGTATTCGGAATTGGGTATTGGTTGGCAGATGCTGTAAAAAAACGTCATTCAGCTTATTTGATTGTTTCAATAGCTTTGATACTCGCCGGAGCAGCAGGAAATATTATTGATTCTGTTTTTTATGGTGTAATTTTCGACGACAGTACACATAATCTTGCAACACTATTTTCTTCGGAGCCTTACGGAACATGGTTTCATGGTCTAGTTGTAGATATGTTTTACTTTCCTATCTGGGAAGGTGAGCTTCCGTCATGGATGCCCTTTTTTGGAGGAAAACATTTTATGTTCTTTAATGCTATTTTTAATGTTGCCGATATGGCAATTTCTACCGGAGTCGGAATTTTATTAGTATTTAATAAACGAGCGTTTCCAAAACATTAA
- a CDS encoding T9SS type A sorting domain-containing protein: MKNNFWFITCLLLFQFGSAQNQLSWQGHFSFNEIKDISESPTTVFAASENALFSKNAASNTLKTITTVEGLSGQTISAIYYSAAFKKTIIGYENGLMILVNDADNGIVKKVDIINKQLQPSLKKINHIMEHNGFLYVSCDFGIVQFNLSTSQFGDTYFIGDTGNEISVRQTALYNGFIFAATSSGIKRADITNANLNDYSQWAILNTGDWRGIAALDTELAAINSGGNIHRYNSNSFVSIMQLPRAASAFHAANHNLFVTTAESVYVFNNQLVLSRQASNSQLPEPDLTLTCASAAGDVFYIGTKEKGLFSGSLSNMSVFENSTPPGPLKNNIFSIDVTPNSLWAVYGDYTANYDPYSLDSYGISKYNGSGWLNIPYSEVLGAKSITRILVNPNNERQVYASSFFSGLLKIEDNVPGLLYNDKNSGLESLTTSDPNYVDIRINANAFDKAGNLWVTNSRIKNGLKVLKTNGQWQTYSISTVLNNPTELNYAAIVIDKNNTKWMATSSDGVIAFNESNNIFKKITVGADAGNLPFADVRSLALDTKNQLWIGTTRGLRVLSNVGNFQTESQLKANPIIIMDDNLAQELMYEQSVTSIAVDGANNKWIGTADSGVFMVSPNGQETKYHFTINNSPLPSNTINDIKINSASGEVFIVTNKGMISFKGIATGANDNLNDVYVYPNPVRPNFTGTVKVAGLLDKANVKITDIEGNLVHETTSEGGTIEWDTTAFGRYKVSSGVYMIFISAQDGGETKVKKVMIIR; this comes from the coding sequence ACTTTCGGGACAAACCATATCGGCAATATATTACAGCGCCGCTTTCAAAAAAACAATTATAGGTTACGAAAATGGTTTGATGATTCTGGTGAATGATGCAGATAATGGTATTGTAAAAAAAGTAGATATTATCAATAAACAGCTGCAGCCAAGCCTGAAGAAAATAAATCATATAATGGAACATAATGGTTTCTTATATGTTTCGTGCGATTTTGGAATCGTACAGTTTAATTTGTCAACATCACAATTTGGCGATACGTACTTTATAGGCGATACCGGAAATGAAATTAGTGTACGGCAAACTGCTCTTTACAACGGATTTATTTTTGCCGCAACTTCGAGCGGGATCAAGAGAGCTGATATTACCAACGCAAACCTGAATGATTATAGTCAATGGGCGATCTTAAATACAGGTGACTGGAGAGGAATTGCAGCTTTGGATACTGAACTTGCTGCAATTAATTCAGGCGGAAATATTCATCGTTACAATTCAAATTCATTTGTGAGTATTATGCAGCTGCCAAGAGCAGCATCGGCTTTTCATGCGGCGAATCATAATTTATTTGTAACAACGGCAGAGTCGGTTTATGTTTTTAATAATCAATTGGTCCTAAGCCGTCAGGCTTCAAACTCACAGCTTCCGGAACCTGATTTAACTTTAACCTGTGCATCTGCTGCCGGCGATGTGTTTTATATCGGAACCAAAGAAAAAGGGCTTTTTTCCGGCAGTCTTTCCAATATGAGTGTTTTTGAAAATTCTACTCCGCCGGGTCCTCTTAAAAATAATATTTTTTCGATTGATGTTACGCCAAATTCACTTTGGGCTGTTTACGGAGATTATACTGCCAATTATGATCCGTACAGTTTAGACAGCTACGGCATTAGTAAATACAACGGTTCGGGCTGGTTGAATATTCCGTATTCAGAAGTTTTAGGGGCAAAATCGATTACCCGTATTTTGGTTAATCCAAATAATGAGCGACAAGTTTATGCAAGTTCTTTCTTTTCGGGATTATTAAAAATAGAAGACAATGTTCCGGGTTTATTGTACAATGATAAAAACAGCGGTTTAGAAAGTTTAACAACCAGCGATCCTAATTATGTCGACATTCGTATAAACGCAAATGCATTCGATAAAGCAGGAAATTTATGGGTAACCAACAGCCGTATCAAAAACGGGCTCAAAGTTTTAAAAACTAACGGACAATGGCAGACATATTCTATAAGCACCGTTTTAAATAATCCTACAGAACTAAATTATGCGGCTATTGTTATTGACAAAAACAACACAAAATGGATGGCAACCAGCAGCGACGGTGTAATTGCTTTTAATGAAAGTAACAATATCTTCAAAAAAATAACGGTTGGAGCAGATGCCGGAAATTTACCATTTGCAGATGTGAGATCGCTTGCGCTGGATACTAAAAATCAGTTATGGATTGGTACAACACGAGGTCTGCGTGTTTTGTCTAATGTAGGCAATTTTCAAACCGAAAGCCAGCTCAAAGCAAATCCAATTATTATTATGGATGATAATCTGGCGCAGGAATTAATGTACGAGCAGTCTGTTACTTCGATTGCAGTTGACGGCGCCAATAATAAATGGATTGGTACAGCAGATTCGGGTGTTTTTATGGTGTCGCCAAACGGACAGGAAACAAAATATCATTTTACGATCAATAATTCGCCTCTGCCAAGTAATACCATAAACGATATTAAAATTAACAGTGCCAGCGGTGAGGTTTTTATTGTGACTAACAAAGGAATGATTTCTTTTAAAGGAATTGCGACCGGAGCAAATGACAATTTGAATGATGTGTATGTATATCCAAATCCCGTCAGGCCAAATTTTACAGGAACAGTAAAAGTGGCCGGATTGTTAGATAAAGCAAATGTAAAAATAACTGATATCGAAGGAAATCTGGTTCATGAAACCACTTCAGAAGGCGGAACAATCGAATGGGATACTACAGCCTTTGGGCGTTATAAAGTCTCCTCAGGCGTGTATATGATTTTTATCTCAGCACAAGACGGCGGCGAAACGAAGGTTAAGAAAGTTATGATTATTCGTTAG